In Luteitalea sp. TBR-22, one genomic interval encodes:
- the hemC gene encoding hydroxymethylbilane synthase has protein sequence MTTTWRIGTRGSALALWQATTVKARLESMGVAPCEIVVIKTDGDRLQDAPLSDVGGKRLFVKEIEDALLEGEIDLAVHSSKDMAVVLPGGLHIAGVLPRADPRDAVVLPETSGLVDATLAQLSEVLGATPRIGTSSVRRVAQLHRQFPGAEFLPVRGNVDTRLRKLDGGDYDALVLAAAGLQRLERGARISGYLPVEACIPAPGQGIVAIECREDAEEITQTLVAMSDRAADLALRAERALVAAVGGGCQLPLGAHCRHTADGGLELIACVTSLESEHEVRALGFGEAEDPEGLGERVAERLLADGAGAILDAVREYDGPLPAQD, from the coding sequence GTGACCACGACCTGGCGGATCGGCACGCGCGGCAGCGCGCTCGCGCTGTGGCAGGCCACCACGGTGAAGGCGCGGCTCGAGAGCATGGGTGTCGCGCCGTGCGAGATCGTGGTGATCAAGACCGACGGCGACCGCCTGCAGGACGCGCCGCTCTCCGACGTCGGCGGCAAGCGGCTGTTCGTCAAGGAGATCGAGGACGCCCTGCTGGAGGGCGAGATCGACCTGGCGGTGCACAGCTCGAAGGACATGGCCGTGGTGCTGCCCGGCGGACTGCACATCGCAGGCGTGCTGCCTCGCGCCGACCCGCGCGACGCGGTCGTGCTGCCCGAGACCAGTGGGCTCGTCGACGCGACGCTGGCACAACTGAGCGAGGTGCTCGGCGCGACGCCGCGGATCGGCACGAGCAGCGTGCGGCGGGTGGCGCAGTTGCATCGGCAGTTCCCCGGCGCCGAGTTCCTGCCGGTGCGCGGCAACGTCGACACGCGCCTGCGCAAGCTCGACGGGGGCGACTACGACGCGCTGGTCCTGGCGGCGGCCGGCCTGCAGCGGCTCGAGCGCGGGGCGCGCATCAGCGGGTACCTGCCCGTCGAGGCCTGCATCCCGGCGCCCGGCCAGGGCATCGTGGCGATCGAGTGCCGCGAGGACGCCGAGGAGATCACGCAGACGCTCGTGGCGATGAGCGATCGTGCCGCGGACCTGGCCCTGCGGGCCGAGCGCGCGCTCGTCGCCGCGGTCGGCGGCGGCTGCCAGTTGCCCCTCGGCGCGCACTGTCGCCACACGGCCGACGGTGGCCTCGAGCTGATCGCCTGCGTGACCTCGCTCGAGAGCGAGCACGAGGTGCGGGCCCTCGGCTTCGGCGAGGCCGAGGATCCGGAGGGCCTCGGCGAGCGCGTCGCCGAGCGCCTCCTCGCCGACGGCGCCGGCGCGATCCTCGACGCGGTCCGCGAGTACGACGGGCCCCTGCCGGCGCAGGACTAG
- the cobA gene encoding uroporphyrinogen-III C-methyltransferase: MTPVSIVGAGPGDPSLISMRGLRCLTRADVVVHDSLIDKRLLRMARPDAECIDVGDAAPAGAAQEAICLLIAEKAREGRSVVRLKWGDPFVFDSGGKEALFLHEQGIRFEVVPGIPALVGIPAYAGIPVTYPGSGNTLTFIRGFEDGAEDTPDLDWHQLAKVDGTLLCYAGPRQLGRVAASLLAHGRPGDDSAAIVYNGTTPQQRTTDGTLRDLAQRLETHPSHAPAVLVVGPSAGLRAHLRWFDERPLFGTRIVVTRSREQAGEFVERLHDLGAEVIEAPSIHIEPLEDFEEIDRAIATISSYRWLVFTSANGVDHFMRRALARVRDIRDLHGPHICAVGPATAERLQRLHLRVDVMPEEDRAEGVVAALKATGSLEGLRMLLPRADIARESLPDELRKAGAEVDDIAAYHTVRATWGQEGQPDIYKKLLEGDVDIVTFTSASSVRHFVTNLGEEQAADLLQQVAVASIGPVTAEAAQQLGVATSIMPKAPYTIPSLVDAIVQHVRASR, translated from the coding sequence ATGACTCCCGTGTCCATCGTGGGCGCAGGCCCCGGAGATCCCTCGCTCATCTCCATGCGCGGTCTGCGGTGCCTCACGCGCGCCGACGTCGTCGTCCACGATTCCCTCATCGACAAGCGGTTGCTGCGCATGGCGCGGCCCGACGCCGAGTGCATCGACGTCGGCGACGCGGCGCCGGCCGGCGCCGCACAGGAAGCGATCTGCCTGCTGATCGCCGAGAAGGCCCGCGAGGGTCGTTCGGTGGTGCGCCTCAAGTGGGGCGACCCGTTCGTGTTCGACAGCGGCGGCAAGGAGGCGCTGTTCCTGCACGAGCAGGGCATCCGCTTCGAGGTGGTGCCCGGCATCCCGGCGCTGGTCGGCATCCCCGCCTACGCCGGCATCCCGGTGACGTACCCGGGGTCGGGCAACACGCTGACCTTCATCCGCGGTTTCGAGGACGGCGCGGAGGACACGCCCGATCTCGACTGGCACCAGCTCGCCAAGGTGGACGGGACGCTGCTCTGCTACGCGGGCCCGCGGCAGCTCGGTCGCGTCGCCGCCTCGCTGCTGGCGCACGGGCGCCCCGGCGACGACTCGGCCGCGATCGTCTACAACGGCACGACCCCGCAGCAGCGCACCACCGACGGGACGCTGCGCGACCTGGCGCAGCGGCTCGAGACGCACCCGTCGCACGCGCCCGCCGTGCTGGTGGTCGGCCCGTCGGCAGGGCTGCGCGCCCACCTGCGGTGGTTCGACGAGCGGCCGCTGTTCGGCACGCGCATCGTCGTGACCCGGTCGCGGGAGCAGGCGGGCGAGTTCGTGGAGCGGCTGCACGACCTCGGCGCCGAGGTGATCGAGGCCCCGTCCATCCACATCGAGCCGCTCGAGGACTTCGAGGAGATCGACCGCGCCATCGCCACGATCTCGTCGTACCGGTGGCTGGTGTTCACCAGCGCCAACGGCGTCGACCACTTCATGCGGCGCGCCCTGGCGCGCGTCAGGGACATCCGCGACCTCCACGGCCCGCACATCTGCGCCGTCGGGCCGGCGACTGCCGAGCGGCTGCAACGCCTGCACCTGCGCGTCGACGTGATGCCCGAGGAGGACCGCGCCGAGGGCGTCGTGGCGGCGCTCAAGGCGACGGGCAGCCTCGAGGGACTGCGCATGCTGCTGCCGCGGGCCGACATCGCCCGCGAGTCGCTGCCCGACGAATTGCGCAAGGCCGGCGCCGAGGTGGACGACATCGCCGCCTACCACACCGTGCGCGCGACGTGGGGCCAGGAAGGCCAGCCCGACATCTACAAGAAGCTGCTCGAGGGCGACGTCGACATCGTGACGTTCACCAGCGCGTCGAGCGTGCGCCACTTCGTCACCAACCTCGGCGAGGAACAGGCTGCCGACCTGCTGCAGCAGGTGGCGGTCGCCTCGATTGGCCCGGTCACTGCGGAAGCCGCGCAGCAACTCGGTGTCGCCACCAGCATCATGCCGAAGGCGCCCTACACCATCCCGTCGCTGGTGGACGCCATCGTGCAACACGTGCGCGCGTCAAGGTAG
- the hemB gene encoding porphobilinogen synthase, whose translation MSLDLTRRPRRLRRTPGLRALVRETHLEPSQFIYPLFACPGEGVNKPIGSMPGVAQMSVDEIVREVGAAAGDGVTSVLLFGLPAHKDERGSSASDPQGPVQQAVRAIRAAYPQTVIITDVCLCEYTSHGHCGIVTDGIVENDPTVELLVQEAVSHAEAGADIVAPSDMMDGRIGAIREGLDAAGHVDIAIMSYAAKYASAFYGPFREAAESTPAFGDRRSHQMDPANAEEALRQVALDIEQGADIVMVKPALPYLDILWRVKDAFALPTAAYHVSGEYSMVKAAGARGWIDEPRAMMESLISIRRAGADAIITYYAREAARAL comes from the coding sequence ATGTCCCTCGATCTCACCCGCCGCCCTCGCCGCCTGCGCCGCACGCCCGGACTCCGCGCCCTCGTGCGCGAGACGCACCTCGAACCGTCGCAGTTCATCTATCCGCTGTTCGCCTGCCCGGGCGAGGGCGTGAACAAGCCGATCGGCTCGATGCCCGGCGTCGCGCAGATGTCGGTGGACGAGATCGTCAGGGAGGTCGGCGCGGCGGCGGGCGATGGCGTGACGTCGGTGCTGCTCTTCGGCCTGCCCGCGCACAAGGACGAGCGCGGGAGCAGCGCGAGCGATCCGCAGGGGCCGGTGCAGCAGGCGGTGCGCGCCATCCGCGCCGCGTACCCGCAGACCGTCATCATCACCGACGTCTGCCTGTGCGAGTACACCTCGCACGGCCACTGCGGCATCGTCACCGACGGCATCGTCGAGAACGACCCGACCGTGGAACTGCTGGTGCAGGAAGCGGTGTCGCACGCCGAGGCCGGCGCCGACATCGTGGCCCCGTCGGACATGATGGATGGCCGCATCGGGGCGATCCGCGAGGGACTCGACGCGGCCGGCCACGTCGACATCGCGATCATGAGCTACGCGGCCAAGTACGCCTCGGCGTTCTACGGCCCCTTCCGCGAGGCGGCCGAGTCGACACCGGCCTTCGGCGATCGCCGCAGCCACCAGATGGATCCCGCCAACGCCGAGGAGGCGCTCCGCCAGGTGGCGCTCGACATCGAGCAGGGCGCCGACATCGTGATGGTGAAGCCGGCGCTGCCCTATCTCGACATCCTGTGGCGCGTGAAGGATGCGTTCGCGCTGCCGACCGCGGCCTACCACGTGAGCGGCGAGTACTCGATGGTCAAGGCGGCCGGCGCCAGGGGCTGGATCGACGAGCCGCGGGCGATGATGGAGTCGCTCATCTCCATCCGCCGTGCCGGCGCCGACGCGATCATCACGTACTACGCGCGCGAGGCGGCGCGCGCCCTCTAG